GGGGCGAGAGGTGGGTCGAGTAAACTATGACGTCATCTTACCATCTCCTTGAGAcattgggtgcttaccatttagccaaataatccggatggaatgatcgttgcataaaggtaagcgatttgcCAAATTTATTGACctaccggatgagaatggcgcatATTTACTCGATCTTGCGAAAAAGGCCTGGAAACGGAAagattctcgcaaatggtaagggaATTTCCCGAGTTTCGTTCCGAATGGAAAAAGTGGACTACCTCTGGaagttgtccacaatttccgaaaagattttccggaaaaattgtctttccatttgacctcaaactgAAATTTCCGGATTGTTTGGCCAAATGGCAAGCACCCAATGCCTCAACTCAGCTTTTATTCGTCACAGGTTACTCGTTACTCGTCAGACTGATGGTGGAGTTTTCGTTATGCGAACATCGTACATCGCCAAGTTGTATCATTGATACAGTGCATCTGTCATAAgccttcttttgttcttcatccagtatttaaaatttcatcatTGTTATATCTGTACCCGTCTCTATAggccgaatgcataaatggcggccaaaaaatatattattttgtttatttgctaattagactcactagcctcgtttgcatggacaaaatacgaAAGAAATGTTACTtaagagcgaggctagtgagtctaattagcacataaacaaaagaatacatttttggcggccatttatgcatttggtctATGAGTTGGTTGAAGGATacatactgtttttttttcttttttttttttttttcgtattcAACTTTTACTATCTGCGTTTTGAAATCTGAATCTTAAGTGGTAATTTACTcaattgaaaagaaatgtacTGGTTGTGTGTGTATACTAAAAATACcaagaattatttttttaaaacaaagggGTTTTTAAGACCGGACAGAGATTTAAATCTCTTTACCGTCATTTGACTTAAGAATTGTCGCTCTAGAAGTATCTTAATCTAGACAAACACACGGGGTTTGTTGGAGAGAAAAAACACGCAGTATCAAAAACAAGTTCCAGAAAAGAAGAACCTTTGTATAGCTGGCAACATTTCTGGTCATACACGTCATCGAATTTAATTGTcagtaaacaaacaaagcaTGATTCCTggactttctttttatttcttaaattCTTAGTAATCGTTTGTAGACTTCAAATAGGCAGCGGTGACTAGCTGTTTTGGCGAAAATACTACTTTGAGGGTCTATTTTTGCAGGTGTCGACGTACGATGACATGCTTCGAGATAAACCAGGTTTAATTCGTTCTTAACAATAAAGCTTTGAAAGTATAACAAAACTCATTCGTCTTGAATTGAAAAACAGAGTAAAGTAGAGATGAAGATCTGTCCAACACGTTTATTTCACTCAACACCATCAGTTTGTAAGCTTataatatttgaatattttggtATAATCTTTGAAGATGATTTAATGTTCATTTCTACTACTGAATAGGAGAGGCTAAGAAGATAAGAAAAATTTACTGAATAATCGCGTAATGAATCATTCATCAAAGTGGGCGTAATGTTTGCCATTTACAAAAGTTCGTTACTAGTGGTTTGTTCACCGCAAATATCACCGTCTGATGTTGGTTTACAATCCTTTCTCAGGGGTGAGATCGGACGTAAGCCTGTAAAGCCCCTATCAATTCACATTTGACATCACTCACCCACCCAGACCATGCATGAATGTGGAAAGAGGACAGATTCCTTTGGATACATGACCTAGGACAAAGCTTTATTTATCACAGCACAGCGGTCACTTCAGAAGTCTCGCATGTCAGATTCCAAACAGGAGACATTGTGTCGGAACTTGGAAGTTATTTTTCTTGGGGTGTAAATTGTTCATGACCTCATCTATTCGGGATGTGGATTTTAAATTTAATGGCCTGATTAATGCGAGAAGCGAAGGTGGTGAACGTGTTTTGAGGGCCTTAGCGAATGCTGTTTGAGCTACTTTGAGAACTTTTGTTTGTCGTTTTAAAATTGGGAAGCGCTGTGTCAGAGCGACGaggatttaatttttttgtctcaaTGTCAATTTCTTCCAGGAAACTGGGAAAAAGCAACAGCAATTTTCGTGTCTGTAAAATGACTTAAATTTGAAGCTTCAGTTTGCATTTGGCTGTTCTTTTCTCAGGTTACAATCTTAGAAACAGGAAGGACACACTGGCCTGGAATAGGAGTGGTGCCCACTGGTTACTCAGAGACTGTAATGCCAGGATGGGAAAAGCAATCTCTAGGATACCACACTGATGACGGGAAAATCTATCACAGCTCAGCTCAGCTTCGATACGATTATTTTGGCCACGATACTGAAGGTCTGTCACTGTATATCTCCTGcactttttttgtatttttgttctttttagcCCATAAAACTACAGATAGTCTCTCGAAAGGGCAAATTTCGCTTTGCTCACTTTTTAAGATGTTTtccaaaaactgaattttagtGGGTCTTTTAGCAGTGCTTTAACATTGCTATGGCAACAGTTTGGGACTCGCAGACGCCCTTAAGAAGTTGCCTGACAATAGCACTATAAATGCATGTTTCCCTACTGAAAGGAATCCTTTTCCATTGGAAACCCATTGTTACCAGTgcaaaaccctttcgagcctccttaccAGACTACCTACCACGACGACGCGAACATCAGCTAAAAACAAATTTGCATTATTCTGGTCATTTTGCGTTTATCCCAAGTCCTTCGCCGTGGAAAGCCCGTATTCCAGAATTGAATGGGCTAGAACAGTATAGCTGTTTAAAGCGATAATTGAAATTTATCGTTGGGGACTCACGTCCTCTAGATAaccggcaaagaaatgtacaaaaattgaaaatgctCGTGCGTGGCGCGCAGGACGTACAGAGGTTGTGCTTATAAAACCTACTGGTTTCTCCCGTTGTCGTCCTCGTTGCTTAAAGCTCACTATTCTTCAAGAAACTACTCCTTGGTATTACATTATTATGTAATTAGAAAGCGGAGAACTGCTGTTTGATGCCTGCTATTCTTAGTTTTGACTCAAATGATAAAAGGACATGTCTCTTTAGAACGAAATAAGAGAAAACGTTGACATTTGAAAAGCCGTAGTAGTTTAGTTGTCAGCTCTCTTTGTTACCATGTTATTTATAACGTGATCATCCAACCATGAGACGCCAATTTCGTCACGTGCATGTGGTTTGACACGAACCACGGTGAAACACTGGAACGAGGCGTTATCCATGAGCGTCATGCAATGGTCCAGTTTCAAGTTCTCTATGACCGCTGAATAAAAACACTGAGGACGCATTTTTACAGGGTTAGCCTCCATCTgaagtaaatatattttcacAAATTCCAATATTCACTTCAGATGGAGGCTAACACTGTAAAAATGCGTCCTCAGTGTTTTTATTCAGCGGTCATGTGGAGAACTACTTGAAACTGGACTATTGATGTGGCATCAAACTCTAGTGAACTCACTTCttaacttttcatttttaataacacctattattaaaaactggatcattggataatgcaattcgagagttttgattggctaagccatcatgggttatgagccattataccatgatctacaaacacggcaagcatatgcgtgattttttgggcctttttatttttattgtagtctagttttcaatattttgggaacgtttttaataaaacaattattccactcgcgcttgttggatatgagatgattatagccaactcggcgctacgcgcctcgttggctatctatcatctcatgtccaacgcgcgctcatggaataattgttaattagaatttatataataacccaagttattcacggattttgattggttcttcttgcctatgatctattagaggacagacgcacgatggacgtcaccatcagcttttatgcgaataaagtttaattctttattatataaaacaaatagattccatgttgccgtgggtctgttcagtaatagatcacagaagacgtcaaaatgtggtaagaacgtcagtgacacactcggctatcgcctcgtgtgccacttttttgttcttaccacattttgaagtcatctgtgatctattactgaacagacgcacggcaacatggaatctatttgttaaacagaAAGGCAAAATCACCAAGCAATGCAAATTTTCGTAATAAGAAAGTTGCGGACTGCAAGGGACAGTTTGTCGTCCCGCCCTCCCCACTGTACCTCTCTTTGTGTGGGTCACGTGATCTCAATGCCATGTGCCCTCACAGGCGGCCCAGGCTCGGCGGGTacaaattataaggatttgtatgggaatcccgataacaAACATTCAAATAGATATTTACACCCACAATTTCTCAATAAATAAGCTGTACGTTATTGTGCCGCtgactttctcgctttctgTGCGTTTATTTGCCTGATTTAACACGACTTAAGCGACCTCTCCGCTTCCcaggttgtcactcgtacataaataaaagaaaggctggaaagtaaagtctagcttacctcacatctcgctgataaaatcacacttctccgccATCAGTCACGCACAAACTCCGGCAATGGCCACACGTATAAATTTACGTCTCTTTGaacaagtttcaaggtccagcgggTATCCATTGCTGGGAATCAGCGATGAATATTCGTAATTTtgaaaatccttcgaggctccgcgtgtccaaattcgttgtaagtgaacctttatttatttaactttgccagtcaaacTGACAGAGCGCCACAagagcttgcgccaattactgtggccccttttttaccctcccaaccatgatacacaacagaagacagaccacaacaccgggaactacgtgcgctactcttagcgacaagtgtgtggattcttttacttcccacaggattatgagcATTggagggttgtgagacggggcctacggatTTTCGTCCTTGTCCGAGAtaactagagagtctaaccatttgcagatgtaattacaaaggcagcactttctcctcaattatttaaagaccctgagtgttgggttagggttaggcatgtgaggtaagctagaatTACTTTCCAGCGTTTCCTTTATAtatgtacgagtgacaacccggaaAACTGAGAAGTCGCTTGATTCGCGTTAAATCAGGCAAATAAGTACGGCGGCGAAAATTTTTGCTTGTAAATATCTTTGAGTGTTtgttatcgggattcccatacaaattctcataatttttttttaccttccgAGCCTGGGGGTCTTGTGGTGTTCTTCGCTTCGTGTGCCTTGAATGGATTTGATGACGtgactgtgaaaaccatctattgttttctttcttctctcatGCCTCCACACCCATGCCTCCAGCCCCCTCACTCCTCCCCCCCTTCCCTACAAAGAACACTGAGCTTACACCCGTCCAATGCGTCCTCCGAACCCCAGCCCCCTCAGTTTTTCCGCGCCCGCTACGGCCCAAACacttgaaaacaacaaaatctgttttcttgtgtttggaaaccctgatgaaacGTTCGCACTCGCTTTTGGAACAGTACATATCTGACCACCTTGAGCCACTTTAAATAATATACTTTTTAAACTATGTTTTCTCTTGACGTGTAGGCCATCGGATGGCTCGTCGAGGAGATTTGATTCGCTGCACAGCAATGTTTGAGCATCAAGCAAACGGCAAAGTCCCAATTTGCTTCACTCTGAATGGCGAGAAGATAGTCACCACTGGTGATCctacttcttctttttctgttcCTTGCTCATCCTTATATCCTTACTTAGCTTTAAGTGATGGATGCAGCGTTTTAGTCAAGGTATATTCACTAAGTAGCTTTTTTATCTTGCGAACTTTAGATCAATTCTCTACAACTGATACAGTAACCTAAGTCTGAGCTTGGAAACGTTACTTGTTGGCGTGTCCTTCCATTGCACGTGCCTGAATTGTTCTTTTAGCTTCAATGATCCGTGTTTGAGGTATTTAAACTAGTGAAACATTTATATTTCCCggatttcatttaattttaagatttttagtCTGGAAAGTTCAGGATTTGAACCCTCTGACATCTGATCTTTGCGCTACCGGCACAGCGCCGGCTCTCTTCCAGTTGAGCTTTCAAGCTAACTAGAATCCGGTATTTGGTCGTCATCATGTGGATTAACTCTAAGCCCTTAGAGGGAGTGAAAATGAAgataatatatacatatatatatataaacaaaagATAATATACGAACTGCGAAAAAAAGCGTTTTAAGATTTTTATGTCATAGCTCTTATGAACCGATTACGAAGCGCCGTTATAAACCGATTACGTTTGCAAAAGCCTAATCCTTCCCTATATTCCATATATTTGGTCTTCAAGTTCTCCCTATATTAATTTAAAGAGGAAAAGAATCGGATTATTGTTTTGGAGTATTTTGGAATATGTTATAATTTCGCTTCTTAGAAAAAACGGAAACAATGAatggctttttcactcaggcgATTAGAATTTCGAAAAAAAAGCCTATCATAATTATATCAGAATGCGTATCACTATTTATGATATTCACGAAATCATTCGTTTCATTTACTTCTCTAGATTTGCTGCGAAGAAAATGAAGAATATAATGCGGCAAAGTTTGCAGAAATAAAAAAGGAGTTGGAGGAAACAAATCGCAAACTTGAGGAAACAAATCTTAAAGTTGAGGAAACAAATCtcaaacttgacaaaattaTGGGGTTTATTGCAGATTTAAGGCAAGGAGAATCTTTTCCGGTGGCTTAAATGCTGTACACATGCTCTTTTGACTGCGCCGTTGATCCATCCCGTTTGGCACTTGTTAACTTTTCCCCCGAAAAGACTTTGACCCTTTCAGTTcaaacttgaaatttgaaaaagaagaaatatcTGAAAGAAAGGGCGAATGGCAACACAGAACACCCGCTCCGTGCTTCAAATCGCTGCTTAGACCCAGATACTATCAATCGACGCTAATTAGCTAATTCGGACTTTGGACAACTGGGCCCTGGAGCTCTCTTCCCTCAGTTTTCTATCCAATGCAGTCTGCTAGTCTCGTAAAGAAGGTTATGTTGACTCGGTGTAATTTTCAGGAAAATTAATGTCAAAGGTCCTTTCGAGGTATGTTAAGGAGCGCCCATTGAAATAAGATGTGTGTCATTTCTCACAGGATTTTTATGATAGCAGGGGTTTGTTAAGCTtggtttttgtttaaaattctGGCAAGAGAGAATTAGGAAAGAGGGGAGAACCCCATGCcccatcatagttttttttaaaagtatatttttagttttgcaaagctatttttaagttctcgttcccaatgtcGCGCGGTTAGATGATCAGGGGCCCGTTtgtcgaaagtcccgaaaagccatttgtaaacCTGGCAACTCCTTGTTCAGGAACGCCGATCTTtagacatgttttcaaggtaactaaGAGCAAActtactgtgaagtttgacgacttttaaattcctctccgttcttgagatacagtgggaattttgacacccgaaaatggcctgtaaagtttcgggactttcgacaaacgggccccagggccgGGAAGCAGCTGGGGATGAGATCTTCCCACTGTGTCACGTCCATGCAGCTTCCAATAACTTTTCTTTATTATGAATCGGTATCAACTTTAATGTATGCTATCAATAATGGTAAAACTCCAACAAACATGTTAAATTTATTTCAGAAAACGTCTAATATTCACTCATACAATACACGATCGTCTACAtctggaaaattctttgttaaAAGTTTTAGATTGGAAATACAAAACAATTCCTTCTCTCGACTCGGAGTAAAACTGTGGAATAAGATACCACGCTATATAACGGATCTTCCTAAAAGAACTTTCAAACGAGTTCTTcgcaaattgctatttgataTTGTAGAAAAGGAGTTCATCCTTATCCAACCTACTACGGTCTTGCTGCCTGGGATGACTATATTCAAATCCCCATGATTATCCAAAAAGTAGGTACATAGATAcacttgttatttatttaattttgtaatctgcaaggcttgtttttaatttgctttAATTTATGGTTGAAATTGTTTCTTTAAGGTACTTATTTGAGTTGCTCGTGTATTTGTTTTGccccgcctcgactagcttcTCAGCCATTTGCGGGGCAAACTACCccaacttgtattttaaagttgtaaTAAAGTTGAGTAGAAATCTTGTGGCTACAAATATTTCATCACGTTTGTCAGAGTGTGTTTTAAGTGTAGTCTGAGTAGAATGAGAGACGATTCGCCATTTCCTGACAAGCCGAGCATATTTGAGATTTCATTACGCCATTACAACTAGCCAATCATGTgactctctaaaaatagctgcgtagctGAACCATGCgcttaaatttgattttaaaagaaTATCATCATGCTTGGAAGATGCCAATGTATGGGGGTCCGCTCCCTTTATGCTATCATAAAAACCCACGGAGTTTTTATGATAGCAGGGGTGTATGAAGCTTGGTTTTTGTTTATAAATCTGGTGTGTTTTTCACCAGTTAAATTTAATCAATTTGTGTCATATCTCACAGGGTTTTCATGATAGCAGCGGTGTGTGAAGTTTGGCCTTTGTTTAGAATGAATTCTGGTGTGTGTTTTGCAAGTATTTTAACCAGTGTGTGTCATTTCTCACAGTGTTTTAATTCTGGTGTCACTGTGTTTTTAAGCAGTCCATAAGCACTGTAATTTTCTTATAATTTAATCTGGCACCCATGAATAGATGGTCAGCAAAGTTGTGTGAACTCAAATAAACATATCTATGGTGGCCCACAATGGACATGCTGCAAACTAAAGAGTTTTTGGAAATATcataaagttgctgcaaattaaaaagaatgttactgcaaattaaaacatcaaaagtgtGCGCGCCCACTGAAGGAaggacaggtacaaaacacaggtcacaggttccaagtcacaggtcattgttttaccaatacagaaacaaccctaactgtTTACAATGCAAATGCTAAACTTAGGCctatttaggcctaaggttaggtttaatggatgtttaggatactttctgtattgttaaatcaatgacctgtgacctgtaccctgtgttttgtacctgcccttcCTTCAGCTAAAGTGCGCGCGCatatttttgatgttttaatttgctgcAACTCGTTTTGTAAATTTGTAGCATGTCCCTTGTGGCCCACCTTACATATCAGGCACTTAATAAAACTAAGAAAGTCAAACGTTCTTTCAAATTATCATCCCGCGCGACGATCGACACGTTATTTGTGTGCCAATGACATTGCTGGTTCTTCCAAACGTCAATCAAACGCATGTCGGCTCACAATCACATCTTGACTTACTTCTCTCATCTCCCTATCTGTTTTCACGAAATTTCCTTACACCCATCCTCTCAGTTTCAGCATGTTGATAAGCAATAATAATTCATTTCCATCCTGCTttttgcctcggtttcaaagaaatttctggtCCACAACCCTTCTAACGAAGATCAGTTTCGTTTTTTTTATCGAAGTAAGACTGATTGCATTTGAATGATTTAGCACCACAGGTAAACAGCAACCTGGGACAGAATGAAGCTGAGTTTTCCCATTTTCTGCTCGGTAAGTTGGGGTCTCAAGTCAATTTCATTTTGGCAATACCCAGTGGGGATGTTCATTGTCGTGAAGCGTGAGTTCAATGTCGAAAATGCAAGGGAAAAAAGCATTAATCTGCTTGAAGAAACTGACTTTATTAAAGTTATGGAGGTAAAATGATTGAAAACCGCGGTCTGATATGGACTTTGTTAAACTTAGCAGCCCATAGTGTTTTAATCGTGTGTAAGCTCGTTTCTAGCGTCACTCAGTCGACTCGGCTCTCCTCCGAACGCTCCCTTGCGACTGTTCAGCCATGCGCTATATACCCCGAGAGAGAGGACGCTGTTCGGGCGATAAAAGTGGATACGTTTCTCCTAAAACGCCAAACCATGACATGTTTCAATAAAAATTACGAGAAAGGCTGAAAGTAATAAGTAATGGCACGGCTCATTATAAATTTAATTCCTTATCTCAGTCGAAAGAACCGCAAAGAATATATTACCTTGTTTGCCTGAAAACAACTTAGGTTAAAATGTAGTTATCTACATGGAATCATCATCTGATCTGTCTAGGATAACATTACCCTCGACTAACTATGCCCGAAGGTTAATATACCAAATCTGGACAATAGAACATTCCGACATTAATTCCTGTGACTTATTCTGAGAAAACTTGTTTCTGTGGCTAAAATTTCCAATTTAGAATATTTCGTACTTTTTTAAACTaggctctgttgtaaacaatttattatttatctGTTATAAGCTCGATTTGCTGGTTCGTATACGTAATATGTTCTTGTTGTAAATCAGGTTTTTTCGTAAAAGTATATGGAAAACATTTCAGTTTCCTTTCTTGATAATAACAGCAAACAACAAAGATTAACCGAGTTTCTCAATGAAAAGATAAATTTAACACTTTGCGCGTAAAATTATGTGATGTTTAAATTGTTTTACAAGGATCTTTTATAGACTTTTACATGTATCATTTCGCGAATGTTCAACATATTTGAGCTACAAAAGTCGTTTATTTGCGTTGCATGATTCTGGATAAAAACAACAAAGTATTATCTCACAAAAAGCGACAAGATAAAAAGGGTATTCGAAAGAGGAGGACTTGATTGGTCATGCTTTAAGCGAAGATATTTTTTCTTAATGGAATAACTAAAGGTGCAAGATACACGTTAACCAATAAAAAATCCCTTCTAAAGCAATCTTCTCTAAACAGCAAATACTGTAATTTCATTTATTCATCGTATTTCACAAAATATCATGAATACTCAAAACGCAGTGCAGAGAAAATCTGGCAATCGTTCATTataatttgctttgaaagacTGAGTGAAATTTAATCACCGGAAAAGAAGCTTTTTTACCGGCCCACTACCGATGTCAGATGAAGAGCGCATACACCTGGTTTCTCAGGAAGCCGAAGGAGATGAGTCGGAGAAGTTGACGACAGCCGGAGATGGTACGGAATCCTCCGATGCAGAGACAGCATTTGAAGATGTACCAGTATACCTTACTTGTCCGAATTGCAATGAGAAAATAGTAACCCGAACAAGCTTCAAATCTGGGAAATACACGTATTGGACTTCGGCGTGCCTTTGCATATTTCAGTAAGTACGAGTGATTGTTAATTTTAATTCAATGCTATTTACAAGGATTATAGAAACATTGAAAAAACATCAAATGCCGTTTATGATTTATGCCTTGATTTCTTAGGCAGTAAGGAAAAGTGTATGAAGCGTGAGATGCCTCGTCGTCTAATAAGCGAGAagggaatttttattttttagattttaaaattAGCTTTAAGCAATCTTCGCATTCGAAACTTCATTAGAAGACAGCTGAACTGAAGTATGTTTTTGAACAATCAAAAGTCATTGCATCTATGTGCTTAGAACCTTTGTTACAAGACACTCACAAACTTAACACAAAGGAATCAAACAGCAGCCGTTTGTGAATGCATTCCGTAGTGCGGCTGTTTTTGTAGTAAACACACGcgattttatttttgtctgtGTCAGTAACGTACTACTTGACGAATGAGGTTCACCGACGACACAAATAGAACACGAATCCGACATTATTACCCGTATTTTTTAGAGAGAACAGTAGCAAAATTTCACTCAATCATGTTGTTAATTAGTCGGAGCCTTCCTACGATTTTTTGTATAGCCAATCAGGATTGTATGATAAATGGATGAGAGTTTCAAGTTACGGAGATGACTATCCAAACACTATTCTAATGATAATGTTTTTCCACAACGTAGTCTATTGTTTTAAATTACATCCTCGACCTGTTCAGATCAGTGTGTTCACTTGTTTTCTAACTTTGCTTTAAGTCTCCATTTCCCCATAACATACGTATTCCGATTCTTTGGTCAATTTTTTCGTTAAAACGTATAATAGTAGAATACTTTTCTTCTCATTTACTTTTAGCTTTGGGGAAAATCTGAATTgttttaattcatttttttatcataaaatgaCTGTAGCAAAAAGATATTCTTCGGGACTTAGATACATTTCCGTTTAAATTCAACGTTGCCGGTGTGGGTTGAGTAATATCACGAAAATTCTCGCCACAACCTAATTAAgaaggctcgaaagggtttcaacacttagaagacactctctttagccactacaacactgtatcacgtaacagcaatgttatagtaccatatcaaacacaaACAatcttggcaacgggaaagcttagaaaaaatgccctctattttggatttagttgctcatatctcaaaaacaaataagTATTCTGTGCAGCAGATTCAAAGCCACCTTTAAGAAATCACAGAATTAAAGTGATTCTGAATCCGcgtaaaagaatttttttaaattttgcagaaAGTTCCATCTTGCCcttttaagatataagcaactttgagatataagcaactaaagccaatataaagggtgtttttacagcaAATCAgttgcccgttgccacggtgac
The sequence above is a segment of the Montipora foliosa isolate CH-2021 chromosome 2, ASM3666993v2, whole genome shotgun sequence genome. Coding sequences within it:
- the LOC137990637 gene encoding LITAF domain-containing protein-like; this translates as MSDEERIHLVSQEAEGDESEKLTTAGDGTESSDAETAFEDVPVYLTCPNCNEKIVTRTSFKSGKYTYWTSACLCIFQCYCCMWIPFILDGLKNVIHTCPKCEAKLGEYTRFRMDRIWKKKKKHRQAQHNYTRG